In a single window of the Elaeis guineensis isolate ETL-2024a chromosome 8, EG11, whole genome shotgun sequence genome:
- the LOC105049552 gene encoding stromal cell-derived factor 2-like protein isoform X2, giving the protein MYQCELGDRLFLVLIVSCFGGDRESDTGDYRRLEIEGNGKTWRQDQKIRLQHVDTGGYLHSHNKKYSRIAGGQQEDAGISDSYPLTADDVQEEEENLC; this is encoded by the exons ATGTATCAGTGCGAACTGGGTGATCGACTGTTCCTAGTGCTAATT GTTAGCTGTTTTGGAGGTGATAGAGAGTCAGATACTGGAGATTACCGGCG GCTTGAAATTGAGGGGAATGGGAAAACATGGAGGCAAGACCAGAAAATAAGACTGCAACATGTTGATACTGGTGGTTATCTACACAGTCATAACAAGAAATACTCTCGTATAGCCGGTGGGCAGCAGGAG gatGCTGGGATATCTGACTCTTATCCACTTACTGCCGATGATGTACAGGAGGAGGAAGAGAAcctttgttga
- the LOC105049552 gene encoding stromal cell-derived factor 2-like protein isoform X1, producing MQHMRTRKWLHSHLHASPITGNLEVSCFGGDRESDTGDYRRLEIEGNGKTWRQDQKIRLQHVDTGGYLHSHNKKYSRIAGGQQEDAGISDSYPLTADDVQEEEENLC from the exons ATGCAACATATGAGAACTCGAAAATGGCTGCATAGCCACTTGCATGCATCACCCATAACTGGTAATTTGGAG GTTAGCTGTTTTGGAGGTGATAGAGAGTCAGATACTGGAGATTACCGGCG GCTTGAAATTGAGGGGAATGGGAAAACATGGAGGCAAGACCAGAAAATAAGACTGCAACATGTTGATACTGGTGGTTATCTACACAGTCATAACAAGAAATACTCTCGTATAGCCGGTGGGCAGCAGGAG gatGCTGGGATATCTGACTCTTATCCACTTACTGCCGATGATGTACAGGAGGAGGAAGAGAAcctttgttga
- the LOC105049552 gene encoding stromal cell-derived factor 2-like protein isoform X3 — protein MQHMRTRKWLHSHLHASPITGNLEVSCFGGDRESDTGDYRRLEIEGNGKTWRQDQKIRLQHVDTGGYLHSHNKKYSRIAGCWDI, from the exons ATGCAACATATGAGAACTCGAAAATGGCTGCATAGCCACTTGCATGCATCACCCATAACTGGTAATTTGGAG GTTAGCTGTTTTGGAGGTGATAGAGAGTCAGATACTGGAGATTACCGGCG GCTTGAAATTGAGGGGAATGGGAAAACATGGAGGCAAGACCAGAAAATAAGACTGCAACATGTTGATACTGGTGGTTATCTACACAGTCATAACAAGAAATACTCTCGTATAGCCG gatGCTGGGATATCTGA